Proteins from a genomic interval of Zingiber officinale cultivar Zhangliang chromosome 1B, Zo_v1.1, whole genome shotgun sequence:
- the LOC121979387 gene encoding uncharacterized protein LOC121979387, with protein MSKMENTEKILRELWAPDLSTDSFCIRYSDLEVDFELWKIVHLLPKFHGLSGEDTNRHLHDLEMVCSSWNPHGISEEDVIIRAFPFSLSDLAKDWLYCLPPNSISSLTEMKKLFLARFFPASRIAAIRRSICGIQQCSGEPFQNYWDRFKSLVASCPQHQISDQLLIVYFYEGLCPMDKSMVDAASGETLVNKTSTQARELIEIMASNYQQYGTRPTITEDVHSFASVFPTRIQYHQPDPQNYQTHQQDRYNLIEGFGYGNTQQGNSDWSQHYQPYFQHCQPEQNFREQSQLFCQHQETQFKPRTHSSTQLQLLLDQSTASISEEMDCRVCDIPDFYSASLHDSSNFLYCDVVVDPDNIFVDDIVVSDSLDVAGIGDDDGSIGETQESLPSIILPPVEPFIVPSDDGSVGETQESLSLIVPDPEPVLSPDQDDATFTILEPPGFL; from the exons ATGAGTAAAATGGAGAACACTGAAAAGATTCTCAGAGAGctttgggcaccagatttgtCAACTGATTCATTTTGCATCAGATATTCTGATTTGGAAGTAGACTTCGAGCTATGGAAAATTGTTCATctattaccgaagtttcatggactttctggtgaagataccaacagacatctgcatgatttggagatggtttgttcttcatggaacccacatggtatatcagaagaagatgttatcattagagcatttccattttcatTATCAGATTTAGCAAAAGATTGGTTATATTGTCTCCCACCCAATTCAATTTCCAGTTTGaccgagatgaagaaattatttttggcgaggttctttcctgcttctaggattgcagctattcgaaggagtatttgtggaattcAACAATGCTCAGGAGAACCGTTTCAAAAttattgggatagatttaaaagtcttgttgctagttgccctcagcaccagataagcgatcagCTATTGATtgtatacttctatgagggattgtgtcccatggacaagagtatggttgatgcagctagtggagagactctagttaacaagacatctactcaggccagagaacttatcgagattatggCTTCAAATTATCAGCAATATGGGACTAGACCGACGATTACCGAGGATGTTCATTCTTTTGCTAGTGTATTCCCGACCAGAATCCAATATCATCAGCCTGATCCTCAGAATTATCAGACTCATCAGCAAGACAGGTATAATTTAATTGAAGGATTCGGGTATGGGAACACACAACAAGGAAATTCTGATTGGTCCCAGCATTATCAGCCTTACTTTCAGCACTGTCAGCCTGAGCAGAATTTTAGGGAGCAGTCACAACTATTTTGTCAACATCAAGAAACTCAATTCAAGCCAAGAACACATTCATCGACACAGTTACAGTTGCTATTAGATCAATCTACTGCATCAATTtctgaggagatggattgtagagtttgtgatattcctgacttttattctgcttctctacatgactcttctaattttttatattgtgatgttgtagttgatcctgataatatttttgttgatgatattgttgtttcagatagtcttgatgttgcaggtataggagatgatgatggaagtataggggagacccaagaatcgCTTCCTTCGATTATTCTACCACCGGTTGAGCCTTTTATTGTACCtagtgatgatggaagtgtaggggaaactcaagaatcactttcATTGATTGTACCTGATCCAGAGCCAGTTCTTTCACCTGACCAAGATGATGCCACATTCACTATCCTAGAGCCTCCAG GATTTCTATAG